acattacttATTACGTAGTTACATTAGTATAGTTTATATCAGTACACTTTAATGCCGAGACCTTCCATTGATAATTAAAACAGATAAAACATGTTATCTCCCATTGCCAAAGTTAGTTTACCTATTACTAACTTGTCGATATTAGTAACCAAAGTCGAACAGGGATCTAGAAATATAGCTAGATCAAGACATTTGTGGACAACATAAGCTTAGTTTAGTGAGGTATTTAAGACTTCGGTTTTCTTGAGTTTAGTGTCtatattataactaaaaaaaacagGACAAAGCTTTTGATTCGCTAAGTGCGTATTCTGTGAAATGCTGTCTAAATTCTCAGCCCTACTTAACACTACACTAGTAGTCTGGATAAGGATCTGGAATAAATCTGGTAACAGCAAATATTGCTGTTAAACTTTCTAAATTTGACAGAATGTTTGCTAAGATAGCTTcaatttgtaaaaatgttcCATATGGTTGGGGTACTATAAGTAAACTGTAAAATGGATAGATAACGTTTACGAATATTTTGATACTCAACCCAATGCTATTTAGTCGTTTATAAATAACAGAAACGACCGTTTGAGTTCACAATTCATAATGTTTTCATATTGTGGATAGTAAGACTAAAATGAATACCATATATTGACATATGATaactaatccaattaccaagaaaaaatgtgaatgaacatatgtcctatttcaattatttacgaaattataatactttaaagttttcaacaaaaacaaagttatcATTGTAATATGTCAGTTTTGCTGcaaggtttaattattacatacaagaagaaactcaaaatgtacgcttatagcactgaagagtatgctgatataattttcgtgtatggGTTTTGCAGTGGAAATGCTCGACAATCAGCACGAAAATATCACGAAAGATTTCCACAGCGTTatttgccatattattcagtttttagcgattcCAGCAAAAGCTATTCGACCGCATGTAGTAGCGGACATATATGAACATATCTGGGCATTACAAAATCCGCATGCGATTAGACGAAGGTAATTTCaacaatatatttaaaattggtgattaattagaaaaaattaaattacttctTATACTTgctgtttaaatatttattgataccGGTTTCGAAGTTTTACTTCATCATCAGTCAAAACGTCAAATCCTAGTAAATGTAGAAGGTCATAGAACCACACacgttgaaaaattaaacgttcatataacaaaatatcaCTACATAAATGTCGAAACAAAATCTTATAGTTAACACATTAAATATTGtctaaagacaaaattaagaatttcaacaacgtttcagcatcaacgtttggggtggaatatttaacaacaatttaccagattttttttgaacaataaattttttgatttacttgaaaatatacctcttaatgtaattcaaaatatgtggtaccaGCACAATGGTGCCCCACCTCATCGCGGAAGAGTAGTTGTTGAGTggttaaaccaatattttccaaacaagtggATTGGTAATAATGGTCCATTTGCTTGGCAACCTAGATCCCCCGACcttaatccattggatttctacttatggGGTCAAATGTCacaaattgtgtatcaagtggaaattaacacacgaGAACAGTTGATAACTGTTCTCGTGAATACAGAATACAAATAGCTgctactgaaataagaaatcaactagacatttttattcggctgaagaactctttaattcTTCGTTGTGAAGAATGTGTTCTAGCAGAAGGaggctattttgaacaatatttgtaatatttatgtgtttttaaaaaaattttgtagtaatttatgatataaaaattaaaaactaaaactttaaagtgttataatttcgtaaataattgaaataggacataggttcattaacttttttttttggtaattggattagctatcatatgtcaaagtttgatggtgagctaataaatcaccctgtatatcataTGAGAAGTTCTACTAATATTACGAGTGCAAATAACACGATCAATAACGAAGagtatttaaaatcaaaaatagaaCCTCGGAGATCATACCGGCAGAATTACTGTGtaaaatattgatattatttaaattgaaaagtcATGTTTATAACTATTGCCTGTAGTTAGATTTTTTCCTAATTTAGAGTGTCCAATCTCTCCatattattaatctttttattaatttttgacatagAATCGTGGTAATTGTGTACCATAATTTTTTAGAATGTATTTATTATGTGGAAAAGGatgtagaaaatttttgcaTCGCAAACTGCGTGCAgcattatatttatattttacagATTTATTTGCTTCAAATTATGCTTTTGGATATTCAGAAATTTGTTCACGAAAGTGCACTCGACGTAATAAGATAAGCGCACGTCTGTCAAGTTGGCACTATATCTttcgatttgaataaaaaaaaactattgcaTTAATTGTCGCTTAATTTGTTGTAGTTTTTTcgtaaagtttacaaatttctagcttccttttttataaacaatatttgaaataatgcATTTTTAAGGTAGTGCTAACTTGACAGTGGGAATCTATGGTACAGAACCTAGATTACAAAAAACTAAGGACGTCATTAATTGTCGCTTAATTTGTGGTAATTTGTcgtaaagtttacaaatttgtcgcgtcttttttatgaataatttttgtgatattgCACTTTAAAGGCATACTAATGtactttaaattttcgtcCACGTCATCAAACGTTACTAAGGATTGGTATGACGTCATATTAAAGCCACAATTGATCAATTACAGTATTCCATTTACAGTTACGATAGTAGCGTATTAATGACGTAAGGCTCAATGGTGAAAAACTAACATTACCATACTAAAATCATGAGCAAAACTGTTGTACATCATCAAACGTTACCACGGTTGTATTTCAAACCAGAATTGACGAATTACAGAATTACTATTACAATTACCATAGTAACGTATTGATGACGTATAACAATTCTGCTTATGATTTTAGTATGTTGCATAATATGTGAGGTAGAGCTAACTTGACCCCCGTCTATGACTTAAAATGGAGATATAACAACAAATAACtaataagataaaatgttattttattaaaagtaaaatagaCACGATCTTTCGGCAAGTTTTTTATTGCacaatatatataattaatgcTGGTATAGTTTCAAAATTAGGCTGAACCTCCTTAACCTCCGCAACATCTTTTAAATCGTCGTAAATAACCCATTTAATGCTATTTCGATATGAAATTGCTATATAATGTCCTACGGCGGTATTACTATTTTGATTGCCCAAATATCCAACGCAACCAACAATGCTAAATTGTTTATCCTGAAATTGTATATATTTAGGAATTTCATTGAGGGTAATTCCAGGTGATGTTGAGGCTGTCTCGAGTGCCAGAATTGGACCTAAAATTTAGAACCTTGGAAAATATGGGTAAATGTAATCGcaactaaataaatataattgtaaATCTCATCCATAAAATACAGTTTGGTATCAGAGGCAGAGCTTTTGATGTAATCAGGGTTTGCCTCAGGGTACCATCCTCGCTCCATTGCTGTTCATAACatatattaacgatttatttAGCATTAATGATCGATTCGAGGGAACCAAATCTATAGGCTATGCAGATGATACAGTGGTGTTGGTGGAGGAGGATGAATGGGAAAGGGTATACTATAAGGCAAACTTGGTTTTGCAGTGGGTGAAAGGTTGGTTGCCATGTAACTTCGTTATATTAAACACCGAAAAGTCCTGCTGTATAACATTTTCGCCAACAGCTGCAGCTAAGCCACCTGATAACTTACATCTGGAAATACATAACGATCAATGCAGTTTCTATAAAAATGGGGCCAGCTCCAGTGGTGAATCGGAAACAATTCCACATTCTGAAAAGGCTAAATACTTGGGTACAGTGATAGACCAGCATTTAAAATGGAATTATCACGCGGTATACATCTCTAAGAAGCTAAAAACTTTACTGCCTAAATGTTATGCTATTCGTAACATACTCGATAACAAactaaaaaagttgttttatgaCACTATGGCACTGTCTCAGACTATAGTgctaacataaaaattttggaaaacacAAATAAATACGTAATAAAGGTACTACACAATAAACTGCTACCTTTTCCACAAATAGACTGTATAATGACACTGATAGTAGTAGCGTCCAAAAAAGATACATATATTAAGCTTAATTCACTTAATATAACTAATAGCTTGTTCATAAAAAAAGGAATCTTTATGCGGAAATCAATCATGAATATAATACGAGATCACATGCTAACAGATTAAATAAACTGCCAAAAGTGAATACTAccgtatacagggtgtcccgttaagcgtacgaagcggctgtatctcaacaacggtaaggcctagaggtttgggaaaaatttgttataagcaaagtgggcaagagaaatagctggaaattattttgaagttcgtaattcgaccgctagggggcgtaactgccatagagaaacataaaattcccgctatctcagaaagttagacgatgagctataactttgacaacatcatttagtagcttggataataccgcatcgcttttgttttgcaatatttttcatatctgtcataataagggagggggaggccaatgcgttttcaaatgtttacattttaatatctcctggaccattcaaccgatttgaatatttttggtcttgtttgaaagagcatttcatgctcttttaaaagatattttcagtaagaccgcttggtttaaaacaaataagctagagggcgttatctgcagcggttacatatttttgtgatttttgaaaaaaagttaaatggaacggtactatttacttcacagaccgttaatcaccataaaatttgctaaatattagtgaaaaccgcatctcgatatctccatccattctcgaattataaaagaaaatgttaaaaattcgtatatcttattcggatcaagttaccttaggaaacaaataagagataacaaaaattttattatctagaaccttccttcacactttatccaagcttagaactgcttcaaaactacttttgaggcgtgttgaaaagccaacggatcaatgaaacatcaacaatgataataaaacaaaataaaccgaaacacttagaataacttaaatttttggcaaaaatagctcactaatgttcgaaatgtcttacataaacctcgatgcatttatttaatctagtttcgacgaaaaaaaaaagcgctgctaAGTCTCTTCCCTGGACACtttttactggtatttagtgttttgtcatattttccctgtttattggtttttcttgaaaagtcaggtcgtttagtctacccaatagataaaggggtgaaagcaatgtgggttttgctcgaaccaagaatgcatattatgcaagtttacatcagcttgtggacagatgcttcatgcatccatagcatttgtgataaaagatttggatttgcccaaatcatatttaaaagtcaatggtaatagttcagtctgttatcataagcggtatctgttaaggcctgatgtaaaacaacgtggtggagatattattctcttgagaactcttgtggacaattgttttcggagttcccagattatgtgggatcatattgcgcaccaatatgatttacgaattcatagagatgtctgaatgggctacacgttgccagttttccgtaatcgctaagtcaatcttaaaaacacttctagagaaaaatgtctttctttgtcgtaattgcattgcacatttttgccatgcagttggatcatattcgaaacattgaaaataaatcatcatacgctctatcatacgcttctgcgttagtaaatgacatgtttacagttaccatggtaatgtgatttgtttttctcgatgaggtaactggatccgattgatggcactcgagtttttaacattttcttctacaactcgagaacgggtggcgatatcgagatgcggttttcactaaaattttgcaaattttaaggtgactaagggtctgtgaagtaaatagtatcgttccatttaacttttcttcaaaaatcacaaaaatatgtaatcgctgcagataacgtcctctagctcatttgttttaaagcagacggtcttactgaaaatatctttaaaaagagcataaaatgctctttcaaacaacactgaaaacattcaaatcggttgaatggtttAGGACAGCAATTCTCAACCGTCGGTCCGGCGGACCGGCACCGGTCCGCAGAGAAATTTAACCGGTCCGTGGACAATTTTTATCCGCccaagttaaaaattttttttaagatattattattattcaaaaataatatcatttcattttacataatttacaATTAGCACAACATTAAACCGTTTGCGATCGGCTCAACGAACAAAACTATAATGCGATGTTCGGGATTGTTCGGGAATGTTCGAACATGTATGGTAAAAGATGGATGTGCTTATGGTTGTAATTTGTTTAAGTATCGGAGTCGTGTAATCAGGGTGTGATGGCATTTATTTGAATACAAgtaagtttattaataatttttataatttatacagGCGTTAGCataaacacattttttagCACTTATTTCTTTGACTCTTCTGCTCGTACTTTGAGGTTAAGTGGTTAATAACATGAACCGTAAACGAGGAAcgctattaaattttttaaatactagtTCAGCGTCTCAAGAAAAAGTCACCGAAACAGAACTTGGTTGTCCACCAGAAAAGAAGAGAAAACCTTTTATCAGACACTACAATCaggaatatttaaaatatggtTTTATTCTTTGGCCCAAATTTACGGACGAAGATGTACGTCTGATGTGTATCATTTGTCATGAAGTCTACGTCTGTGAAGTTAGCacctcatttttttaacacttcaaATTTCTCTTGAGTTCTCATTGCACCCCATTGAGTTCTATAGTTCtctaccatttttattaaaagtttcgCAAAAATAGGCAAAAACATCGATATCGACTTTTTGGGGTGCTAAGTTCACAAAACGAGAtcacaaaatttgcaataactattaaacGAATGCACGTatctaaaaactttattaaaatatcttttagaacTCGTGAGGTGCTATTCAGAACTCCTGCCAGAACACccggaacttttcaaaattttcaccccTCCGGTGTGAACACTTGAAATTGCGCacagtttcttaaatattagttttacggcTTCGGGCCTTAATCATTTTCGTTAGAACTCGTGAGGTGCTACCCAGAACTCCTATTTCTTAAATGTTTCGGTTTATTTTCATCTAACATTGACAATctaaatattaacatttaagaAATACTAGttccgaaaattttgaaaagttccggAAGTTCTGATAGGAGTTCTAGGTAGCACTTCACGAGTTCTAACGGAAATGATTAAGGCCCGAAgccgtaaaactaatatttaagaaactgtGCACGATTTCAAGTGTTCACATTGAGATTTCGTAAATGTCCCGGAggggtgaaaattttgaaaagttccggGAGTTTTGATAGGAGTTCTGGGTAGCACCTCACAAGTTCTAACGGAAATGATTAAGGCCCGAAgccgtaaaactaatatttaagaaactgtGTCAATTTCAAATGTTCACATTGAGATTTCGTAAATGTCCCGGAggggtgaaaattttgaaaagttccggGAGTTCTGATAGGAGTTCTAGGTAACACCTCACGAGTTCTGACGAAAATGATTAAGGCTCGAAgccgtaaaactaatatttaagaaactgtGCGCGATTTCAAGTGTTCACATTGAGATTTCGTAAATGTCCCGGAggggtgaaaattttgaaaagttccggGAGTTCTGATAGGAGTTCTAGGTAGCACCTCACGAGTTCTGACGAAAATGATTAAGGCTCGAAgccgtaaaactaatatttaagaaactgtGCGCGATTTTAAGTGTTCACATTGAGATTTCGTAAATGTCCCGGAggggtgaaaattttgaaaagttccggGAGTTCTGATAGGAGTTCTAGGTAGCACCTCACGAGTTCTAACGAAAATGATTAAGGCTCGAAgccgtaaaactaatatttaagaaactgtGCGCGATTTGAAGTGTTCACATTGAGATTTCGTGAATGCCCCGGAtgggtgaaaattttgaaaagttccggGAGTTCTGATAGGAGTTCTAGGTAGAACCTCACGAGTTCTGACGAAAATGATTAAGGCTCGAAgccgtaaaactaatatttaagaaactgtGCGCGATTTCAAGTGTTCACATTGAGATTTCGTAAATGTCCCGGAGGGAtgacaattttgaaaagttccggGAGTTCTGATAGGAGTTCTGGGTAGCACCTCACGAGTTCTAACGGAAATGATTAAGGCCCGAAgccgtaaaactaatatttaagaaactgtGCGCGATTTCAAGTGTTCACATTGAGATTTCGTGAATGCCCCGGAtgggtgaaaattttgaaaagttccggAAGTTCTGATAGGAGTTCAAGGTAGCACCTCACGAGTTCTAACGAAAATGATTAAGGCTCGAAgccgtaaaactaatatttaagaaactgtGCGCGATTTCAAGTGTTCACATTGAGATTTCATGAATGTCCCGGAggggtgaaaattttgaaaagttccggGAGTTCTGATAGGAGTTCTGGGTAGCACCTCACGAGTTCTAACGGAAATGATTAAGGCTCGAAgccgtaaaactaatatttaagaaactgtGCGCGATTTCAAGTGTTCACATTGAGATTTCATGAATGTCCCGGAggggtgaaaattttgaaaagttccggGAGTTCTGATAGGAGTTCTGGGTAGCACCTCACGAgttctaaaagatattttaataaagtttttagatACGTGCATTCgtttaatagttattgcaaattttgtgaTCTCGTTTTGTGAACTTAGCACCCCAAAAAGTCGATATCGATGTTTTTGCCTATTTTTGcggaacttttaataaaaatggtagaGAACTATAGAACTCAATGGGGTGCAATGGGAACTCAAgagaaatttgaagttttaaaaaaatgaggtgCTAACTTCACAGATGCATGAAGTCTTTATAAATGATGCTATGAAACcatcaaaaatgttacgaCATTTGAAATCTAAACATTCCGAGTTGGAAAATAAACCATGTGAATATTTTGAACGAAGGAAACAAGAATTAGGATTACAAACAAAGGCATTTAAGCAAAACTTTGTTCAAAATAAGTCACTACTGAAATGCTCATACCTAGTTGCTCTTCGGATtgctaaaaccaaaaaatcatttaccactggagaaaatttaataaaaccagtTTTAATAGACGTTTGTTCAGAAATGTTTGGACCCTCCGCTGctgacaaaattaaaacaattcccTTATCTAATGATACCATAAGAAgaagaattgaaaaaatatcagAGAATGTGGAGTCTCCATTAATTCATAAGATAAaggaatcaattttttttgcaattcaAATTGATGAGTCGTGCGACATTGCTAAAAAGGCCATATTAATTTGTTACGTTAGATACGTTGATTTTgtctttaaagaaataaaagaagaattacTGTGTTGTATCGAATTGGTTTCATACACAACAAGTTCTGAAATTTTTAACGCACTCAATGCTTATATTATTAAACACTCTTTAGAATGGAAAAACTGTATTGGTGTATGTACTGATGGGGCGGCTAGTATGATTGGCAAACATTGTGGTGTTACGAAAAGAATTCAGGAAGTAGCTAATTCTGATTTCCTAATTACCCACTACATAATCCACCGACAGCATTTAGCAGCGAAAAGTCTATCAACCGAATTAAATGAGGTTTTAGAGGaatctataaaaattataaattttataaaaaaaggcgATTTGAATAGTAGGTTATTTGCAATATTTTGTCAAGAGATTGGTGCAGAATATGAACAATTATTGCTGTACACAGAAGTAAGGTGGCTTTCGCGAGGTAGGATTTTAACTAGGCTTTTTGAGTTAAGAACGGAAgtcgaaatatttttaattgacaaAAAGAATCCTTTAAAAGTACATTTATCAGATATAGAATGGGTTGCAAAACTCGCATATTTAAGCgatatattttcttatatcaatgagttaaatttaagtttacaAGGAACTGCGATAAATGCGTttcatttgtttaataaaatagctgcgtttaagaaaaaaattaacttttggttgaataaaataaatagtaataatattgatatattcaataattattatgattttgttAATTCACAACATGATTTAAACCTagcaaaattaaacattattattgcACATCACTTACAATCTTTAAATAGTAGTTTCGAAAGATATTTTCCATCTGACAACaccaaatatgaaaaaaaattgtggataACAAACCCTTTCATAACATATGACAATagtcaattaaatttaactcaCAGAGAATATGAGTCCGTCCTGGAGATTAGCTCAGACATAatgttgaaaagaaatttttcaaGGATGTCTTTAGATAAATTTTGGGTCAATACGAGAAATGAATATCCATCTCTATACGAAAAAGCGATGAAAATGTTACTTCCTTTCGCAACAACATATTTATGTGAAACGGGATTTTCAGCTATGACTGttataaaaaacaagtttagAAATCGGCTTTCGGTTGTTTCACCACTCCGACTTAGCCTGACTAATTTAGAGCCCACAATTGAAAAGTTAATTGAAGAGGAGCAGCAGCAATCGTCACATTAATgccaaataaacaaaaattagatatttaattttttgttaaacttaggattgattttttattttgtttatatgcAATGAttatgtgattttttttttaattttctgttttttgttaaagatttatttatttataaattataataaacacttatttttatattgacgtactgttgtaaataaatgataataaaaatattataatagtaGTTCATTAATAcctattgaaattttttgttcaaaatagtTGACCGGTCCGCGCAATTTTTGGACAAATTCTATAGGTCCGCAGGTCAAAAAAGGTTGAGAAACGCTGGtttaggagatattaaaatgtaaacatatgaaaacgtattggcctccccctcccttattatgacagatatgagaaatatcgcaaaacaaaagcgatgcggtattatccagctattaaatgatggtgtcaacgttatagctcatcgtctaagtttctgagatagcggcaactttatgtttctcattggcagttacgccccctagcggtcgaattacgaacttcaaaataatttccagctatttctcttggtcactttgcttataaggatttttttcccaaacctcttggctttaccgttctagagat
This genomic stretch from Onthophagus taurus isolate NC chromosome 7, IU_Otau_3.0, whole genome shotgun sequence harbors:
- the LOC139430494 gene encoding zinc finger MYM-type protein 6-like, with amino-acid sequence MHEVFINDAMKPSKMLRHLKSKHSELENKPCEYFERRKQELGLQTKAFKQNFVQNKSLLKCSYLVALRIAKTKKSFTTGENLIKPVLIDVCSEMFGPSAADKIKTIPLSNDTIRRRIEKISENVESPLIHKIKESIFFAIQIDESCDIAKKAILICYVRYVDFVFKEIKEELLCCIELVSYTTSSEIFNALNAYIIKHSLEWKNCIGVCTDGAASMIGKHCGVTKRIQEVANSDFLITHYIIHRQHLAAKSLSTELNEVLEESIKIINFIKKGDLNSRLFAIFCQEIGAEYEQLLLYTEVRWLSRGRILTRLFELRTEVEIFLIDKKNPLKVHLSDIEWVAKLAYLSDIFSYINELNLSLQGTAINAFHLFNKIAAFKKKINFWLNKINSNNIDIFNNYYDFVNSQHDLNLAKLNIIIAHHLQSLNSSFERYFPSDNTKYEKKLWITNPFITYDNSQLNLTHREYESVLEISSDIMLKRNFSRMSLDKFWVNTRNEYPSLYEKAMKMLLPFATTYLCETGFSAMTVIKNKFRNRLSVVSPLRLSLTNLEPTIEKLIEEEQQQSSH